From one Dama dama isolate Ldn47 chromosome 4, ASM3311817v1, whole genome shotgun sequence genomic stretch:
- the LOC133054354 gene encoding EP300-interacting inhibitor of differentiation 2 gives MSELPADKGVPPAGAVNDNGDVRQAEVGGRRPEPAPAQPVEARDRPMAAAGEGPMASPGEGPVPEAREDPMAASREGLGAAAREARMAEVARLLAEPAEEEGPEGRPRSRPGNGPGLAALPYLRLRHPLGVLGINYQQFLRHYLEHYPIAPGRIQELEGRRRRFVEACRAREAAFDAEYQRNPQRMDFDILTFSITLTASEIINPLIEELGCDKYISRE, from the coding sequence ATGTCCGAGCTGCCCGCGGACAAAGGTGTCCCGCCGGCGGGCGCAGTAAATGACAACGGCGACGTCCGGCAGGCGGAGGTAGGCGGCCGGAGGCCGGAGCCGGCCCCCGCGCAGCCTGTGGAGGCCAGGGACCGTCCGATGGCGGCGGCCGGAGAAGGTCCAATGGCTTCACCCGGGGAAGGTCCGGTGCCGGAGGCCAGGGAAGATCCGATGGCGGCGTCCAGAGAAGGCCTGGGGGCAGCGGCCAGGGAAGCCCGGATGGCAGAGGTCGCCCGATTGTTGGCGGAGCCAGCGGAGGAAGAGGGTCCCGAGGGCAGACCCCGGTCCAGGCCCGGGAACGGCCCAGGCCTTGCTGCCTTGCCATATCTCCGCCTCCGTCACCCACTTGGTGTTTTAGGAATTAATTACCAGCAGTTCCTCCGCCACTATCTGGAACACTACCCGATTGCTCCTGGCCGAATCCAGGAGCTTGAAGGACGCCGCAGGAGATTTGTGGAAGCCTGCAGAGCCAGAGAAGCGGCGTTTGACGCCGAGTATCAGCGGAATCCTCAGAGGATGGATTTTGATATTTTAACATTTAGTATAACTCTGACTGCATCTGAAATTATCAATCCTCTGATAGAAGAACTTGGTTGTGATAAGTATATCAGTAGAGAATAG